The following proteins come from a genomic window of Microtus ochrogaster isolate Prairie Vole_2 chromosome 7, MicOch1.0, whole genome shotgun sequence:
- the Rhbdl1 gene encoding rhomboid-related protein 1 isoform X2, whose protein sequence is MDRSSLLQLIQEQQLDPENTGFIGAETFAGLVHSHELPLDPTKLDMLVALAQSNERGQISSKRSSSFKRAIANGQRALPQDGLLDEPGLGVYKRFVRYVAYEILPCEVDRRWYFYRHRSCPPPVFMASVTLAQIIVFLCYGARLNKWVLQTYHPEYMKSPLVYHPGHRARAWRFLTYMFMHVGLEQLGFNALLQLMIGVPLEMVHGVLRISLLYLAGVLAGSLTVSITDMRAPVVGGSGGVYALCSAHLANVVMNWAGMRCPYKLLRMVLALVCMSSEVGRAVWLRFSPPLPASGPQPSFMAHLAGAVVGVSMGLTILRSYEERLRDQCGWWVVLLAYGTFLLFAIFWNVFAYDLLGADIPPPP, encoded by the exons ATGGACAGGAGCTCGCTGCTGCAGCTCATCCAGGAGCAG CAGCTGGATCCTGAGAATACGGGCTTCATCGGTGCGGAAACCTTCGCTGGTCTGGTACACAGCCATGAGCTGCCCCTGGACCCCACCAAGTTGGACATGTTGGTGGCTCTGGCTCAGAGCAACGAACGGGGCCAG ATCAGCAGCAAGCGTTCCAGCAGCTTCAAGAGGGCCATTGCTAATGGACAACGGGCGCTGCCTCAGGACGGTCTGCTAGATGAGCCAGGCCTGGGTGTCTACAAGCGGTTTGTGCGATATGTGGCCTACGAGATCCTGCCCTGTGAGGTGGATCGCCGCTGGTACTTCTACCGGCACCGCAGCTGCCCACCCCCTGTGTTCATGGCCTCTGTCACCCTTGCCCAG ATCATCGTGTTCCTGTGCTACGGGGCACGTCTCAACAAGTGGGTGCTCCAGACCTACCACCCTGAATACATGAAGAGCCCTCTGGTGTATCACCCGGGACACCGAGCTCGCGCCTGGCGCTTCCTCACctatatgttcatgcatgtggg GCTGGAGCAGCTAGGCTTCAATGCCCTCCTGCAGCTGATGATCGGGGTGCCCCTGGAGATGGTACACGGTGTACTTCGCATCAGCCTGCTCTACCTGGcaggtgtgctggcag GCTCCCTGACGGTCTCTATCACAGACATGCGTGCCCCTGTGGTAGGGGGCTCTGGAGGGGTCTATGCGCTGTGCTCAGCACACCTGGCCAATGTTGTCATG AACTGGGCTGGGATGCGGTGTCCATACAAGCTGCTGCGGATGGTGCTGGCTCTGGTGTGCA TGAGTTCCGAAGTGGGCCGGGCTGTATGGCTGCGcttctccccaccactgcctgcctcagGCCCACAGCCCAGCTTTATGGCACACCTGGCTGGTGCAGTGGTAGGTGTAAGCATGGGCCTTACCATCCTTCGGAGCTATGAGGAGCGCCTGAGGGACCAGTGCGGCTGGTGGGTGGTGCTACTTGCCTATGGCACCTTCCTGCTTTTCGCCATCTTCTGGAACGTCTTTGCCTATGACCTGCTGGGTGCCGATATCCCCCCTCCACCTTGA
- the Rhbdl1 gene encoding rhomboid-related protein 1 isoform X3, translated as MDRSSLLQLIQEQISSKRSSSFKRAIANGQRALPQDGLLDEPGLGVYKRFVRYVAYEILPCEVDRRWYFYRHRSCPPPVFMASVTLAQIIVFLCYGARLNKWVLQTYHPEYMKSPLVYHPGHRARAWRFLTYMFMHVGLEQLGFNALLQLMIGVPLEMVHGVLRISLLYLAGVLAGSLTVSITDMRAPVVGGSGGVYALCSAHLANVVMNWAGMRCPYKLLRMVLALVCMSSEVGRAVWLRFSPPLPASGPQPSFMAHLAGAVVGVSMGLTILRSYEERLRDQCGWWVVLLAYGTFLLFAIFWNVFAYDLLGADIPPPP; from the exons ATGGACAGGAGCTCGCTGCTGCAGCTCATCCAGGAGCAG ATCAGCAGCAAGCGTTCCAGCAGCTTCAAGAGGGCCATTGCTAATGGACAACGGGCGCTGCCTCAGGACGGTCTGCTAGATGAGCCAGGCCTGGGTGTCTACAAGCGGTTTGTGCGATATGTGGCCTACGAGATCCTGCCCTGTGAGGTGGATCGCCGCTGGTACTTCTACCGGCACCGCAGCTGCCCACCCCCTGTGTTCATGGCCTCTGTCACCCTTGCCCAG ATCATCGTGTTCCTGTGCTACGGGGCACGTCTCAACAAGTGGGTGCTCCAGACCTACCACCCTGAATACATGAAGAGCCCTCTGGTGTATCACCCGGGACACCGAGCTCGCGCCTGGCGCTTCCTCACctatatgttcatgcatgtggg GCTGGAGCAGCTAGGCTTCAATGCCCTCCTGCAGCTGATGATCGGGGTGCCCCTGGAGATGGTACACGGTGTACTTCGCATCAGCCTGCTCTACCTGGcaggtgtgctggcag GCTCCCTGACGGTCTCTATCACAGACATGCGTGCCCCTGTGGTAGGGGGCTCTGGAGGGGTCTATGCGCTGTGCTCAGCACACCTGGCCAATGTTGTCATG AACTGGGCTGGGATGCGGTGTCCATACAAGCTGCTGCGGATGGTGCTGGCTCTGGTGTGCA TGAGTTCCGAAGTGGGCCGGGCTGTATGGCTGCGcttctccccaccactgcctgcctcagGCCCACAGCCCAGCTTTATGGCACACCTGGCTGGTGCAGTGGTAGGTGTAAGCATGGGCCTTACCATCCTTCGGAGCTATGAGGAGCGCCTGAGGGACCAGTGCGGCTGGTGGGTGGTGCTACTTGCCTATGGCACCTTCCTGCTTTTCGCCATCTTCTGGAACGTCTTTGCCTATGACCTGCTGGGTGCCGATATCCCCCCTCCACCTTGA
- the Rhbdl1 gene encoding rhomboid-related protein 1 isoform X1 — MDRSSLLQLIQEQQLDPENTGFIGAETFAGLVHSHELPLDPTKLDMLVALAQSNERGQVCYQELVDLISSKRSSSFKRAIANGQRALPQDGLLDEPGLGVYKRFVRYVAYEILPCEVDRRWYFYRHRSCPPPVFMASVTLAQIIVFLCYGARLNKWVLQTYHPEYMKSPLVYHPGHRARAWRFLTYMFMHVGLEQLGFNALLQLMIGVPLEMVHGVLRISLLYLAGVLAGSLTVSITDMRAPVVGGSGGVYALCSAHLANVVMNWAGMRCPYKLLRMVLALVCMSSEVGRAVWLRFSPPLPASGPQPSFMAHLAGAVVGVSMGLTILRSYEERLRDQCGWWVVLLAYGTFLLFAIFWNVFAYDLLGADIPPPP, encoded by the exons ATGGACAGGAGCTCGCTGCTGCAGCTCATCCAGGAGCAG CAGCTGGATCCTGAGAATACGGGCTTCATCGGTGCGGAAACCTTCGCTGGTCTGGTACACAGCCATGAGCTGCCCCTGGACCCCACCAAGTTGGACATGTTGGTGGCTCTGGCTCAGAGCAACGAACGGGGCCAGGTCTGCTACCAGGAGCTGGTGGACCTG ATCAGCAGCAAGCGTTCCAGCAGCTTCAAGAGGGCCATTGCTAATGGACAACGGGCGCTGCCTCAGGACGGTCTGCTAGATGAGCCAGGCCTGGGTGTCTACAAGCGGTTTGTGCGATATGTGGCCTACGAGATCCTGCCCTGTGAGGTGGATCGCCGCTGGTACTTCTACCGGCACCGCAGCTGCCCACCCCCTGTGTTCATGGCCTCTGTCACCCTTGCCCAG ATCATCGTGTTCCTGTGCTACGGGGCACGTCTCAACAAGTGGGTGCTCCAGACCTACCACCCTGAATACATGAAGAGCCCTCTGGTGTATCACCCGGGACACCGAGCTCGCGCCTGGCGCTTCCTCACctatatgttcatgcatgtggg GCTGGAGCAGCTAGGCTTCAATGCCCTCCTGCAGCTGATGATCGGGGTGCCCCTGGAGATGGTACACGGTGTACTTCGCATCAGCCTGCTCTACCTGGcaggtgtgctggcag GCTCCCTGACGGTCTCTATCACAGACATGCGTGCCCCTGTGGTAGGGGGCTCTGGAGGGGTCTATGCGCTGTGCTCAGCACACCTGGCCAATGTTGTCATG AACTGGGCTGGGATGCGGTGTCCATACAAGCTGCTGCGGATGGTGCTGGCTCTGGTGTGCA TGAGTTCCGAAGTGGGCCGGGCTGTATGGCTGCGcttctccccaccactgcctgcctcagGCCCACAGCCCAGCTTTATGGCACACCTGGCTGGTGCAGTGGTAGGTGTAAGCATGGGCCTTACCATCCTTCGGAGCTATGAGGAGCGCCTGAGGGACCAGTGCGGCTGGTGGGTGGTGCTACTTGCCTATGGCACCTTCCTGCTTTTCGCCATCTTCTGGAACGTCTTTGCCTATGACCTGCTGGGTGCCGATATCCCCCCTCCACCTTGA
- the Stub1 gene encoding E3 ubiquitin-protein ligase CHIP, producing the protein MKGKEEKEGGARLGTGGGSPDKSPSAQELKEQGNRLFVGRKYQEAAACYGRAITRNPLVAVYYTNRALCYLKMQQPEQALADCRRALELDGQSVKAHFFLGQCQLEMESYDEAIANLQRAYSLAKEQRLNFGDDIPSALRIAKKKRWNSIEERRIHQESELHSYLTRLIAAERERELEECQRNHEGDEDDGHVRAQQACIEAKHDKYMADMDELFSQVDEKRKKRDIPDYLCGKISFELMREPCITPSGITYDRKDIEEHLQRVGHFDPVTRSPLTQEQLIPNLAMKEVIDAFISENGWVEDY; encoded by the exons ATGAAGggcaaggaggaaaaggagggcgGCGCGCGGCTGGGCACTGGCGGTGGCAGCCCTGATAAGAGTCCGAGTGCGCAGGAGCTCAAGGAGCAGGGGAACCGGCTCTTCGTGGGCCGCAAGTACCAGGAGGCGGCGGCCTGCTACGGCCGCGCCATC ACCCGGAACCCACTTGTGGCAGTGTACTACACCAACCGGGCCCTTTGCTATCTGAAGATGCAGCAGCCTGAACAGGCACTCGCTGACTGCCGGAGAGCCCTGGAGCTGGATGGGCAGTCTGTGAAGGCGCATTTCTTCCTGGGGCAGTGCCAGCTAGAGATGGAGAGTTACGATGAGGCCATTGCCAATCTGCAGCGAG CCTATAGTTTGGCCAAGGAGCAGCGACTCAACTTTGGGGATGACATCCCCAGTGCCCTTCGCATTGCGAAGAAGAAGCGCTGGAACAGTATCGAGGAACGACGCATTCACCAGGAGAGTGAGCTGCACTCTTATCTCACCAGGCTCATTGCTGCTGAGCGAGAGAG GGAACTGGAAGAGTGTCAGCGGAACCATGAGGGTGATGAGGATGATGGCCACGTCCGGGCCCAGCAGGCCTGCATTGAGGCCAAGCAC GATAAATACATGGCAGACATGGATGAGCTCTTCTCTCAGGTGGACGAGAAGAGAAAG AAGCGAGATATCCCTGACTACTTGTGTGGCAAGATCAGCTTTGAGCTGATGCGGGAGCCCTGCATCACACCCAGTGGTATCACTTATGACCGCAAGGACATTGAGGAGCACCTGCAG CGTGTGGGCCACTTTGACCCTGTGACCCGGAGCCCTCTGACCCAGGAACAACTCATCCCCAACTTGGCCATGAAGGAAGTCATTGATGCATTCATCTCTGAAAACGGCTGGGTAGAGGACTACTAA
- the Jmjd8 gene encoding jmjC domain-containing protein 8, whose protein sequence is MYVCMYVCVCVCMKEKAGCCLPIATAVGAVGQWFVVTQVSTEFPVCCAPAPRMFMAAATIRLGPLLLFVLWTTVTVVLPGSGEGGWQLSGLGTAVAVPEERCTVERQAHLTYSEFMQHYAFVKPVILQGLTDNSRFRALCSRENLLASFGDNVVRLSTANTYSYRKVDLPFQEYVEQLLHPQDPTSLGNDTLYFFGDNNFTEWAPLFQHYSPPPFRLLGTTPAYSFGIAGAGSGVPFHWHGPGFSEVIYGRKRWFLYPPEKTPEFHPNKTTLAWLQEIYPSLAPSARPLECTIQAGEVLYFPDRWWHATLNLDTSVFISTFLG, encoded by the exons atgtatgtatgtatgtatgtatgtgtttgcgtgtgtatgAAAGAGAAGGCTGGCTGCTGCTTGCCGATAGCTACAGCAGTCGGGGCGGTAGGCCAATGGTTTGTGGTTACGCAAGTGTCGACGGAATTCCCAGTGTGCTGCGCGCCTGCGCCCCGTATGTTCATGGCGGCGGCGACTATTCGGCTAGGGCCGCTTTTGCTCTTTGTACTATGGACGACGGTGACTGTGGTTCTGCCTGGCTCTGGCGAAGGGGGATG GCAGCTGAGCGGGCTGGGGACTGCAGTAGCAGTGCCGGAGGAGCGTTGCACCGTGGAGCGCCAAGCACACCTCACATACTCCGAATTCATGCAGCA CTATGCCTTCGTCAAGCCGGTCATATTACAGGGACTCACGGACAACTCG CGGTTCAGGGCCCTGTGCTCTCGGGAAAACCTGTTGGCCTCGTTTGGGGACAACGTTGTTCGCCTGAGTACAGCCAACACCTACTCCTACCGGAAAG TGGACCTGCCCTTTCAGGAATATGTGGAGCAGCTGCTGCATCCCCAGGATCCCACATCCCTAGGCAATG ACACCCTGTACTTTTTTGGAGACAACAACTTTACTGAGTGGGCACCACTATTCCAGCACTATTCTCCGCCTCCGTTTCGCCTACTGGGAACCACCCCTGCTTACAGCTTTGGGATCGCAG GAGCTGGATCTGGGGTACCCTTCCACTGGCATGGACCTGGTTTCTCAGAGGTGATTTATGGTCGGAAG CGCTGGTTCCTCTACCCTCCTGAGAAGACACCAGAGTTCCACCCAAACAAGACCACACTGGCCTGGCTTCAGGAAATATACCCATCCTTAGCCCCATCAGCTCGGCCCCTGGAATGTACCATTCAAGCTGGTGAA GTGCTGTACTTCCCTGACCGCTGGTGGCATGCCACACTCAATCTGGACACCAGTGTCTTTATTTCTACCTTCCTTGGCTAG
- the Wdr24 gene encoding GATOR complex protein WDR24 yields MEKMSRVSTALSGSALTGRTMHCHLDAPANAISVCRDAAQVVVAGRSIFKIYAIEEEQFVEKLNLRVGRKPSLNLSCADVVWHQMDENLLATAATNGVVVTWNLGRPSRNKQDQLFTEHKRTVNKVCFHPTEAHVLLSGSQDGFMKCFDLRRKDSVSTFSGQSESVRDVQFSIRDYFTFASTFENGNVQLWDIRRPDRCERMFTAHNGPVFCCDWHPEDRGWLATGGRDKMVKVWDMTTHRAKEMHCVQTIASVARVKWRPECRHHLATCSMMVDHNIYVWDVRRPFVPAAMFEEHRDVTTGIAWRHPHDPSFLLSGSKDSTLCQHLFRDASQPVERANPEGLCYGLFGDLAFAAKESLVAAESGRKPYAGDRRHPIFFKRKLDPAEPFSGLASSALSVFETESGGGSMSWFVDTAERYALTGRPLAELCDHNAKVARELGRNQVAQTWTMLRIIYCSPGLVSSTNLNHSVGKGSSCGLPLMNSFNLKDMGPGLASETRLDRSKGDTRSDTALLDSSATLITNEDNEETEGSDVPADYLLGDVEGEEDELYPLDTEHVHSEEPEYVLPQEAFPLRHEIVDTPSGPEHLQDKADSPHVSGNEADTASLAPVDSSSSLLSVSHALYDSRLPPDFFSVLVRDMLHFYAEQGDVQMAVSVLIVLGERVRKDIDEQTQEHWYTSYIDLLQRFCLWNVSNEVVKLSTSRAVSCLNQASTTLHVNCSHCKRPMSSRGWVCDRCHRCASMCAVCHHVVKGLFVWCQGCSHGGHLQHIMKWLEGSSQCPAGCGHLCEYS; encoded by the exons ATGGAGAAGATGTCCCGAGTTAGCACAGCCCTGAGCGGCAGCGCCCTGACGGGCCGTACCATGCACTGCCACCTGGACGCACCAGCTAACGCCATCAGTGTGTGCCGTGATGCAGCTCAGGTTGTTGTGGCAGGCCGGAGCATCTTCAAGATTTATGCCATCGAGGAGGAGCAGTTTGTAGAGAAGCTTAATCTGCGCGTGGGCCGGAAGCCCTCGCTCAACCTGAGCTGTGCTGATGTGGTCTGGCACCAGATGGACGAGAATCTGCTGGCCACCGCAGCCACCAATGGTGTGGTGGTTACGTGGAACCTGGGTCGGCCATCCCGAAACAAGCAGGATCAGCTGTTCACAGAGCACAAGCGCACTGTGAACAAAGTCTGTTTCCACCCCACTGAGGCCCATGTGCTGCTCAGTGGCTCTCAGGATGGCTTCATGAAGTGCTTCGACCTCCGCCGGAAGGACTCTGTCAGCACCTTCTCTG gccagtctgagagTGTGCGAGATGTGCAGTTCAGTATCCGCGACTACTTTACCTTCGCCTCCACCTTCGAGAATGGCAACGTCCAGCTCTGGGACATCCGGCGACCTGACCGCTGTGAAAGGATGTTCACAGCCCACAACGGGCCTGTTTTCTGCTGTGACTGGCACCCAGAGGACAG GGGCTGGCTGGCCACGGGTGGACGAGACAAGATGGTGAAGGTCTGGGACATGACAACACATCGTGCCAAGGAGATGCACTGTGTGCAGACCATCGCCTCTGTGGCCCGAGTTAAATGGCGGCCTgagtgccgccaccacctggccacgTGCTCCATGATGGTGGACCACAACATTTACGTGTGGGATGTACGCCGGCCCTTCGTGCCCGCTGCTATGTTTGAAGAGCACCGTGATGTCACAACAGGCATTGCCTGGCGCCACCCACATGACCCCTCTTTCCTACTCTCTGGCTCCAAGGACAGCACATTGTGCCAGCATCTGTTTCGTGATGCCAGCCAGCCTGTTGAGCGTGCCAACCCTGAGGGCCTCTGTTATGGCCTCTTTGGGGACCTGGCCTTTGCTGCTAAGGAGAGCCTGGTGGCTGCTGAATCTGGGCGCAAACCCTATGCTGGTGACCGGCGCCACCCCATCTTCTTCAAGCGCAAGTTAGATCCTGCTGAACCTTTTTCTGGCCTGGCTTCCAGTGCGCTCAgtgtctttgagacagagtctggtgGTGGCAGCATGAGCTGGTTTGTGGATACAGCTGAGCGCTATGCTCTGACTGGTCGGCCTCTGGCTGAGCTCTGTGACCACAACGCAAAAGTGGCTCGGGAGCTTGGCCGCAACCAG GTGGCACAGACATGGACCATGCTACGGATTATCTACTGTAGCCCCGGCCTGGTGTCCTCTACCAATCTCAACCACAGCGTCGGCAAAGGCAGCTCCTGTGGCCTACCACTCATGAACAG CTTCAATCTGAAGGATATGGGCCCAGGGCTGGCCAGTGAGACACGGCTAGATCGCAGCAAAGGGGACACACGGAGCGACACAGCTCTGCTCGACTCTTCAGCTACTCTCATCACCAATGAGG ATAATGAGGAGACTGAGGGGAGTGATGTGCCTGCTGACTACCTGCTGGGCGACGTAGAGGGAGAGGAGGACGAGCTGTACCCACTGGACACGGAGCATGTGCACT CGGAGGAGCCTGAATATGTGCTGCCACAGGAGGCCTTCCCACTGCGCCACGAGATAGTGGACACACCATCTGGGCCTGAACATCTGCAGGACAAAGCTGACTCTCCACATGTCAGCGGCAACGAGGCAGACACAGCCTCCTTGGCACCAGTagactcttcctcctccctcctttctgtctcaCATGCCCTGTATGACAGCCGCCTGCCACCTGACTTCTTCAGTGTGTTGGTGCGGGACATGTTGCACTTCTATGCCGAGCAGGGCGATGTGCAGATGGCTGTGTCTGTTCTCATTGTGCTGGGTGAGAGAGTGCGTAAGGACATCGACGAGCAGACCCAG GAGCACTGGTACACATCCTACATTGACCTGCTGCAGcgcttctgcctctggaatgtTTCCAACGAGGTGGTGAAGCTGAGCACCAGCCGGGCAGTTAGCTGCCTCAACCAAGCCTCCACCACTCTGCACGTCAACTGTAGTCACTGCAAGCGGCCCATGAGCAGCCGTGGCTGGGTCTGCGACAG GTGCCACCGCTGTGCCAGCATGTGTGCTGTCTGCCATCATGTGGTTAAAGGTCTGTTCGTGTGGTGTCAGGGCTGTAGTCACGGCGGGCATCTTCAGCACATCATGAAATGGCTAGAAGGCAGCTCCCAGTGCCCTGCAGGCTGTGGCCATCTCTGCGAATACTCCTGA
- the Fbxl16 gene encoding F-box/LRR-repeat protein 16, producing the protein MSSPGIDGDPKPPCLPRNGLVKLPGQPNGLGAASITKGTPAAKNRPCQPPPPPTLPPPSLATPLSRVALAGGPCPPASGPASGPVPGPPVERPPLATDEKILNGLFWYFSACEKCILAQVCKAWRRVLYQPKFWAGLTPVLHAKELYNVLPGGEKEFVNLQGFAARGFEGFCLVGVSDLDICEFIDNYALSKKGVKAMSLKRSTITDAGLEVMLEQMQGVVRLELSGCNDFTEAGLWSSLSARITSLSVSDCINVADDAIAAISQLLPNLAELSLQAYHVTDTALAYFTARQGHSTHTLRLLSCWEITNHGVVNVVHSLPNLTSLSLSGCSKVTDDGVELVAENLRKLRSLDLSWCPRITDMALEYVACDLHRLEELVLDRCVRITDTGLSYLSTMSSLRSLYLRWCCQVQDFGLKHLLAMRSLRLLSLAGCPLLTTTGLSGLVQLQELEELELTNCPGATPELFKYFSQHLPRCLVIE; encoded by the exons ATGTCGAGCCCAGGTATCGATGGTGACCCCAAGCCTCCATGCTTGCCTCGAAATGGTCTGGTGAAGCTGCCTGGCCAGCCCAACGGTCTAGGTGCAGCCAGCATCACCAAGGGCACACCTGCTGCCAAGAACCGCCCTTGCCAgccaccacccccacccacccttcCACCTCCCAGCCTGGCTACACCACTGTCCCGGGTTGCTCTGGCCGGGGGGCCATGCCCCCCAGCCAGTGGACCAGCCTCAGGCCCGGTGCCTGGACCCCCAGTGGAGCGGCCACCACTGGCTACAGACGAGAAGATCCTTAACGGGCTCTTCTGGTATTTCTCAGCATGTGAGAAGTGCATACTCGCCCAGGTGTGCAAGGCTTGGCGGCGCGTGCTCTACCAGCCCAAGTTCTGGGCAGGCCTCACGCCTGTGCTGCATGCTAAGGAGCTGTACAACGTGCTGCCTGGAGGCGAGAAGGAGTTTGTGAATCTGCAGGGCTTCGCCGCTAGAGGCTTTGAGGGCTTCTGCCTCGTTGGGGTCTCTGACTTAGACATCTGTGAGTTCATCGACAACTATGCGCTCTCTAAGAAGGGAGTCAAGGCCATGAGCCTCAAGCGCTCCACCATCACTGACGCTGGCCTAGAG GTGATGTTGGAGCAGATGCAGGGAGTGGTGCGCCTGGAGCTGTCAGGCTGTAACGATTTCACTGAGGCTGGCCTGTGGTCCAGCCTCAGCGCACGAATCACCTCCCTGAGCGTCAGTGACTGCATCAATGTGGCAGATGATGCCATTGCTGCCATCTCGCAACTTCTACCCAACCTGGCAGAGCTAAGCCTTCAGGCCTACCACGTGACTGACACTGCACTGGCCTACTTCACAGCACGCCAGGGCCACAGCACCCACACGCTGCGCCTGCTCTCTTGCTGGGAGATAACCAACCATGGGGTGGTCAATGTGGTGCACAGTCTGCCCAACCTCACCTCACTCAGCCTCTCAGGCTGCTCTAAGGTCACTGATGATGGAGTGGAGCTTGTAGCTGAGAACCTGCGAAAGTTGCGTAGCCTTGACCTCTCCTGGTGCCCTCGGATCACCGACATGGCACTAGAATATGTGGCCTGCGACTTGCACCGCCTGGAGGAGCTCGTGCTGGACAG GTGTGTACGCATCACGGACACTGGCCTCAGCTATCTGTCCACCATGTCGTCCCTCCGCAGCCTCTACCTGCGATGGTGCTGCCAG GTGCAGGACTTCGGGTTGAAGCACCTCTTAGCCATGAGGAGTTTGCGACTCTTATCTCTAGCAG GATGCCCGCTCCTGACCACCACGGGGCTATCGGGCCTCGTGCAGCTGCAAGagctggaggagctggagctgACCAACTGCCCTGGAGCCACACCAGAGCTCTTCAAGTACTTCTCGCAGCACCTGCCGCGCTGCCTCGTCATTGAATAG